A single window of Salminus brasiliensis chromosome 18, fSalBra1.hap2, whole genome shotgun sequence DNA harbors:
- the traf4b gene encoding TNF receptor-associated factor 4b, with the protein MPGLDYKFLERPRRRFLCPLCKKPMREPVQVSTCGHRFCDTCLQEFLSEGVFKCPEDQLPLDYAKIFPDVDLEQQILSLPIRCIHSEEGCRWAAQNKQLQAHLSACAYNVVSCPNRCSAKLLRRDLLEHLQHDCSKRKLRCDHCSQEFTGEAHERHQDACPEESVYCENKCGARMVRRLLTQHSLSECSKRKLPCKYCSKEFLCDTIQHHQNQCPRFPVQCPNKCGTPGIAREDLMTHIKEGCGTAMVLCPFKEAGCKYRCIKPAVPHHLEEATHSHLSLLCGLVNRQRLELRELRRRVEELSGSQDGILLWKIPDFSRHLQEARSRTTGSAEFFSPAFYSHRHGYRLQVSVFLNGNGSGEGSHLSIYIRVLPGEYDGLLEWPFPYRVTFSLLDQSDPALSKPQHIVESFSPDPNWKNFQRPQPGAMGSVRGGCLDESMLGFGYPKFISHDQMRKRNYIRDNAIFIKASIDVVQRIIN; encoded by the exons tgaAGGTGTGTTCAAGTgtccagaagatcagctgcctCTGGACTATGCTAAA ATTTTTCCGGATGTGGATCTGGAGCAGCAGATTCTGTCTCTGCCCATCCGTTGCATCCACAGTGAAGAAGGCTGCCGCTGGGCAGCACAGAACAAACAACTTCag GCCCACTTATCGGCATGTGCCTATAATGTGGTGTCGTGTCCAAACCGCTGCTCCGCAAAACTGCTGCGGCGTGATCTCCTCGAGCACCTGCAGCACGACTGTTCTAAGAGGAAGCTCCGCTGTGACCACTGCTCCCAGGAGTTCACTGGCGAAGCTCATGAG AGGCACCAGGACGCGTGTCCGGAGGAGAGTGTGTACTGTGAGAATAAATGCGGGGCTCGTATGGTGCGCAGACTGCTGACCCAGCACTCTCTGTCGGAATGCTCCAAACGTAAGCTGCCCTGCAAGTACTGTAGCAAGGAGTTCCTCTGCGACACCATTCAG CATCACCAGAACCAATGCCCACGATTCCCAGTCCAGTGCCCTAACAAGTGTGGAACGCCTGGCATCGCCCGAGAGGATTTAATGACTCACATTAAAGAGGGCTGTGGCACTGCCATGGTGCTCTGCCCATTTAAAGAGGCTGGCTGCAAATATAGA TGCATAAAGCCTGCAGTGCCTCATCACCTGGAGGAGGCCACCCACTCCCACCTTTCTTTACTGTGTGGGTTGGTGAATCGGCAAAGACTGGAGCTGAGGGAACTGCGGCGCAGAGTGGAGGAACTTTCTGGAAGCCAAGATGGCATTCTGCTCTGGAAAATCCCAGACTTCAGTCGCCACCTGCAGGAAGCCAGGAGCAGGACCACCGGCAGCGCAGAGTTCTTCAGTCCTGCCTTTTATTCCCATCGTCACGGTTACCGACTCCAGGTCTCCGTCTTCCTTAATGGTAATGGCAGTGGTGAGGGATCGCACTTGTCTATCTACATCAGGGTTCTCCCGGGCGAGTATGACGGGCTGCTGGAGTGGCCTTTCCCCTACCGTGTCACCTTCTCCCTGCTGGACCAGAGTGACCCGGCCCTCTCCAAACCTCAGCACATCGTAGAGAGCTTCAGCCCAGATCCCAACTGGAAGAACTTCCAGAGGCCTCAGCCTGGAGCGATGGGCAGCGTCCGCGGAGGCTGCCTGGACGAGAGCATGCTAGGCTTTGGGTACCCCAAGTTCATTTCCCACGATCAAATGAGGAAAAGGAACTACATCAGGGATAATGCCATCTTCATCAAGGCCTCCATAGATGTGGTCCAGAGGATAATTAACTAA